In one Saimiri boliviensis isolate mSaiBol1 chromosome 3, mSaiBol1.pri, whole genome shotgun sequence genomic region, the following are encoded:
- the TMEM150C gene encoding transmembrane protein 150C, with the protein MDGKKCSVWMFLPLVFTLFTSAGLWIVYFIAVEDDKILPLNSAERKPSVKRAPYISIAGDNPPASCVFSQVMNMAAFLALVVAVLRFIQLKPKVLNPWLNISGLVALCLASFGMTLLGNFQLTNDEEIHNVGTSLTFGFGTLTCWIQAALTLKVNIKNEGRRVGIPRVILSASITLCVVLYFILMAQSIHMYAARVQWGLVMCFLSYFGTFAMEFRHYRYEIVCSEYQENFLSFSESLSEASEYQTDQV; encoded by the exons ATGGATGGGAAGAAATGCAGCGTATGGATGTTCCTACCTCTTGTATTTACTTTGTTTACTTCAGCTGGATTGTGGATAGT ATACTTCATAGCTGTGGAAGATGACAAAATTTTACCATTAAATTCAGCTGAAAG GAAACCTAGTGTGAAGCGTGCACCATATATAAG caTTGCAGGTGATAATCCTCCTGCAAGCTGTGTGTTTAGTCAAGTTATGAACATGGCAGCCTTCCTAG CCCTTGTGGTAGCTGTTCTGCGCTTCATACAACTGAAACCGAAGGTTTTAAACCCGTGGCTGAATATTAGTGGATTGGTGGCGCTGTGTCTGGCTTCCTTTGGCATGACCTTACTTGGTAATTTTCAG CTCACGAATGATGAAGAAATCCATAACGTCGGAACTTCCTTGACCTTTGGATTTGGCACGTTGACCTGCTGGATCCAGGCTGCACTGACACTGAAGGTCAACATCAAGAATGAAGGACGGAGAGTTGGAATTCCACGGGTTATTCTGTCAGCATCTATCACTCTCTGTGTGGTCCTCTA CTTCATCCTCATGGCCCAAAGCATCCACATGTACGCGGCAAGGGTCCAGTGGGGCCTGGTCATGTGCTTCCTGTCTTATTTTGGCACCTTTGCCATGGAATTCCGGCATTACCGCTATGAGATTGTTTGCTCTGAGTACCAGGAGAATTTCCTAAGCTTCTCAGAAAGCCTGTCAGAAGCTTCTGAATATCAGACTGACCAGGTGTAA